AGCAGCTTCCTCAGCGGCCTTCTTCTCAGCCTCTTCCTTGGCCTTCTTCTTCTTTTCGGTGATGGCCTCGATGGTCGGGCCGTTGTTAGCCTCAGCCAGTGCCTCGTTGAAGATCTCCAGCTTGGACTTCTTCTCCTCAGCAACCTTCAGGGTGCCCTCTGCGCCCGGCAGACCCTTGTGCTTCTGCCAGTCACCGGTGATCTTCAGCAGCGCGAGAACCGGCTCGGTTGGCTGTGCGCCAACGGACAGCCAGTGCTGTGCACGCTCGGAATCGATCTGGATGAGGGAAGGCTCTTCCTTCGGGTGGTAGATACCGATGTTCTCGATGACCTTGCCGTTACGACGGGTGCGGGCATCTGCAATAACAACGCGGTACTCAGCAGCGCGGACCTTGCCCAGGCGCTGCAGCTTGATCTTGACAGCCATGTTGGCTCCTTTACTAGTCACTGGGCAGTACAGACGCGCACGAGATTGTGCGCCGGTTCAACCCTTGGATTTTATCTGCGCGTGACATACCGGCCGACCGTAGACGGAAACGGTGCTACGCAGAATATTACGTTCTTCAGTTTATCTAGCTCAGAAATACGAGCAGACAACCTGGAATATTTTAGCGCGAGCAGCTGCATTTTCAAAAATTACTACGCCACGCACGCAGGTTCGTTATGCCTGCGATACTGAAGCAGAGTACCCTTAAGGGCCGAATATAGACATTTCGTTTCATATGTATGGCGCGCCTTCCGCCCCACCATCCGGGCATAGGCGCACGAAAAGACAGTTTATGACTAAAGAATCACCGCGAAATTTCCGGTACCGCTATGACCTTGATGGTCTGCGCGGTATTGCCATCGGCCTAGTAGTTATCTACCACGTATTCGTCGGACGCGTATCCGGCGGCGTCGACGTATTCCTGCTGCTATCCGGCTACTTCTTCTTGGGCTCCCAGCTGCGCTACGCAAACAAGCCCAACGCCTCCCTGAACCCATGGTGGCCTATCTGGCGAACCTTGCGGCGCCTGGTACCAAGTTTGGTTTTG
This genomic stretch from Corynebacterium tuberculostearicum harbors:
- the rpsP gene encoding 30S ribosomal protein S16, whose translation is MAVKIKLQRLGKVRAAEYRVVIADARTRRNGKVIENIGIYHPKEEPSLIQIDSERAQHWLSVGAQPTEPVLALLKITGDWQKHKGLPGAEGTLKVAEEKKSKLEIFNEALAEANNGPTIEAITEKKKKAKEEAEKKAAEEAAAAEAAAAAAGEADAEAEEKAEEASEESAE